Proteins from one Flammeovirgaceae bacterium genomic window:
- the gcvH gene encoding glycine cleavage system protein GcvH codes for MNTPADLKYTKDHEWIKVDGNTATIGITDFAQSELGDIVYVDITTVGQEIGQHEVFGTIEAVKTVSDLFMPVAGKVLEVNADLDANPEKVNEDPYSAWLIKIEVGDASQVDGLLTADAYKELIGQ; via the coding sequence ATGAATACTCCTGCAGACCTCAAGTACACCAAAGACCATGAATGGATAAAAGTGGATGGCAACACGGCCACCATCGGCATTACCGATTTTGCCCAAAGCGAACTGGGGGACATCGTGTATGTGGACATCACCACCGTGGGCCAGGAAATAGGCCAGCACGAAGTGTTTGGCACTATTGAAGCCGTAAAAACCGTCTCCGACCTGTTCATGCCGGTGGCCGGCAAAGTATTGGAAGTGAATGCCGACCTTGACGCCAACCCCGAAAAGGTAAACGAGGACCCCTATTCGGCATGGCTTATTAAAATAGAGGTGGGCGATGCCTCCCAGGTGGACGGGCTGTTGACTGCCGATGCCTATAAGGAACTAATTGGCCAATAG
- the lipA gene encoding lipoyl synthase, giving the protein MIDLPIISAEETRKRKPSWLRVKLPIGPEYAKVRSLVDNYKLHTICESGNCPNMGECWGAGTATFMILGNVCTRSCTFCAVATGRPTEYDVDEPKRVAKAIKLMGVKHAVITSVNRDELKDRGAEIWYQTIVETKKESPKTTIETLIPDVKGNWDALYRMIDGGQEVVSHNMETVGRMYRIVRPQAKYERSLEQIKRIREAGKRTKSGIMLGVGETKDEVFKAMDDLVEHKLMILTLGQYLQPTKMHLEVAEYVHPDTFEMYRQEGLKRGLKYVESGPLVRSSYHAERHVNVPFD; this is encoded by the coding sequence GTGATCGACCTTCCCATCATTTCCGCTGAAGAAACCCGCAAACGCAAACCTTCATGGCTGCGCGTAAAGCTTCCCATCGGGCCGGAGTACGCCAAAGTGAGGAGCCTGGTGGACAATTACAAACTGCACACCATTTGTGAAAGCGGCAATTGCCCCAACATGGGCGAGTGCTGGGGTGCCGGCACGGCCACCTTTATGATATTGGGAAACGTATGCACCAGGAGCTGCACATTTTGCGCGGTGGCCACCGGCAGGCCTACCGAGTATGACGTGGACGAGCCCAAGCGGGTGGCCAAGGCCATAAAATTAATGGGGGTAAAACACGCGGTGATCACCTCCGTCAACCGCGATGAGTTGAAGGACAGGGGCGCTGAAATATGGTACCAAACCATTGTGGAGACCAAGAAGGAAAGCCCCAAAACCACCATTGAGACCCTGATCCCTGACGTAAAAGGAAACTGGGACGCCCTCTACCGCATGATCGATGGCGGGCAGGAGGTGGTATCGCATAACATGGAAACGGTGGGCAGGATGTACCGCATTGTGCGCCCACAGGCAAAGTACGAGCGCAGCCTGGAACAAATCAAAAGGATAAGGGAAGCGGGGAAAAGGACAAAGTCGGGCATCATGCTGGGCGTTGGCGAAACCAAGGACGAAGTCTTCAAGGCCATGGACGACCTGGTGGAGCACAAGCTTATGATTTTAACGTTGGGCCAATACCTGCAACCCACCAAAATGCACCTGGAGGTGGCAGAGTACGTCCATCCAGACACTTTCGAAATGTACCGACAGGAAGGGTTGAAACGCGGGCTCAAGTATGTGGAGTCCGGGCCCCTGGTGCGGTCGTCCTATCATGCCGAGCGGCACGTCAATGTGCCATTTGACTAA
- a CDS encoding M28 family peptidase yields the protein MLNKYRIGALVLLMGSATILFAQKDPIAVQYGQQIVPSVLKDNLSIIASDALEGRKTGTRGQKMAAAFIRAHFEELGLQGPVNGGYYQPVPLYSVVAGMSTMKTPSAPLQNFVDFAYLGLHKLSGAPEVVFVGNGEGSSLDKIDVEGKAALVVSEKNFNDLPIPILLAKGAKVVLVCNSKDEAAFDAFAGRAKASLSGGRMTLDKPEDAGGLESVVFLSPAAVGKAMGTAFAELKTYATDPKKAKKIKKVKEGHISYTLQNQLKPVHSENVLGYLEGTDKKDELIVVTAHYDHIGKKTEGTGDLINNGADDDGSGTVAVLELASLFAKAKSDGNGPRRSMLFMTVTGEEMGLLGSEYYSENPVFPLSSTVVDLNIDMIGRWDPEHKGKPDYVYVIGSDKLSQELHQLSERVNRTYTQLDFDYTYNDVNHPSNLYKRSDHWNFAKNGIPIIFYFDGIHEDYHRPSDEVDKIDFDLLVKRTKVVFYTAWELANRNDRIKND from the coding sequence ATGCTCAACAAGTATAGGATAGGGGCCTTGGTGCTCCTCATGGGAAGTGCCACCATCCTTTTTGCACAAAAGGACCCCATCGCTGTTCAATATGGCCAGCAGATAGTGCCTTCCGTTTTAAAGGATAACTTGTCCATCATCGCGTCCGATGCCCTGGAAGGAAGGAAAACGGGCACCCGGGGACAGAAGATGGCGGCCGCGTTCATTCGTGCGCATTTTGAGGAGTTGGGCCTGCAGGGGCCGGTCAACGGGGGCTACTACCAGCCTGTTCCTTTGTATTCCGTTGTGGCCGGCATGTCAACGATGAAAACGCCTTCTGCCCCCCTTCAAAATTTTGTGGATTTCGCATATCTGGGGTTGCACAAACTGAGCGGGGCTCCTGAGGTTGTTTTTGTCGGCAATGGGGAAGGATCCTCCCTTGACAAGATCGATGTGGAGGGAAAGGCAGCGCTGGTGGTCAGCGAAAAGAATTTTAACGACCTGCCCATTCCCATATTATTGGCGAAGGGGGCAAAAGTGGTGTTGGTTTGCAACTCGAAGGACGAAGCTGCCTTTGACGCCTTTGCCGGCAGGGCAAAGGCAAGCCTTTCCGGGGGGCGGATGACACTGGACAAGCCCGAAGATGCCGGTGGCCTGGAGTCCGTAGTGTTCTTGTCGCCCGCTGCCGTGGGGAAAGCCATGGGCACCGCCTTCGCGGAATTGAAAACTTATGCCACAGACCCCAAAAAGGCCAAAAAGATAAAGAAGGTGAAAGAAGGCCATATCTCCTACACCCTGCAAAACCAGTTGAAGCCGGTCCATTCGGAAAACGTGCTGGGCTACCTGGAGGGCACCGACAAAAAGGACGAGCTTATTGTGGTGACGGCACATTATGACCATATAGGGAAAAAAACAGAAGGGACGGGTGACCTCATAAACAATGGTGCGGATGACGATGGCTCCGGCACGGTGGCGGTCCTGGAGTTGGCCAGCCTGTTTGCCAAGGCCAAAAGTGACGGGAATGGGCCACGGAGGAGCATGCTGTTCATGACCGTGACCGGGGAAGAGATGGGATTGCTGGGGTCGGAGTACTATTCCGAAAACCCAGTGTTCCCGCTCAGTAGCACGGTGGTGGACCTTAATATCGACATGATTGGCAGGTGGGACCCGGAACATAAAGGCAAGCCCGACTATGTGTACGTGATCGGTTCGGATAAATTGTCGCAAGAGTTGCACCAACTGAGCGAGCGGGTAAACCGTACCTACACCCAGCTCGATTTTGACTATACCTACAATGACGTCAACCACCCCTCCAACCTCTACAAACGGTCGGACCATTGGAACTTTGCGAAAAACGGCATCCCTATCATATTCTACTTTGACGGTATTCATGAAGACTACCATCGCCCCAGCGATGAAGTGGACAAAATTGATTTTGACCTTCTGGTGAAAAGGACAAAAGTGGTTTTCTATACGGCCTGGGAGCTGGCCAACAGGAACGACCGGATCAAAAACGATTAA
- a CDS encoding membrane or secreted protein encodes MKKFKFVAFVLFVLVAVAFDTRPLNVKKPLPLMGAWEVAADGKTGLWIVSEKHFSISYYTPGEFLYTEGGEWAPTADGVELTWEYHTQNESMVGEKKTFPLSIKGNKLTMDNTEWKRVDNGTPGKLAGAWLITGRYRDGKLSESTPGARRTMKILSGTKFQWIAYNVETKEFFGTGGGSYATKDGKYTENIEFFSRDNSRVGASLQFDFKLENGKWRHSGKSSKGDPLDEVWTKREVLGI; translated from the coding sequence ATGAAAAAATTTAAGTTTGTTGCTTTTGTCCTTTTTGTGCTGGTGGCGGTGGCTTTCGATACCCGGCCATTGAACGTGAAAAAACCTTTGCCGTTGATGGGGGCCTGGGAGGTGGCCGCTGACGGAAAAACAGGTTTGTGGATTGTTTCTGAAAAACATTTTTCCATTTCCTATTATACCCCCGGGGAATTCCTGTATACCGAAGGTGGGGAGTGGGCACCTACAGCGGATGGTGTTGAACTTACCTGGGAGTACCACACACAAAACGAATCAATGGTTGGGGAAAAGAAAACCTTTCCCTTATCCATCAAAGGCAATAAGCTGACCATGGACAATACGGAGTGGAAGCGTGTGGACAATGGCACCCCGGGCAAACTGGCCGGTGCCTGGTTGATAACCGGGCGCTACAGGGATGGCAAACTTTCCGAGAGTACGCCCGGGGCACGAAGGACGATGAAAATTTTGTCAGGGACGAAATTCCAGTGGATCGCCTATAATGTGGAGACAAAAGAATTTTTCGGGACAGGTGGGGGATCCTACGCCACCAAGGATGGAAAATATACAGAGAACATTGAATTTTTCTCCAGGGACAACTCGCGTGTTGGCGCAAGCCTCCAGTTCGACTTTAAATTGGAAAATGGCAAATGGCGGCATAGCGGAAAAAGCAGCAAAGGCGACCCGCTGGATGAAGTATGGACCAAACGCGAAGTGCTCGGCATTTAA
- a CDS encoding aminoglycoside phosphotransferase family protein: MELEATIDAVLKAFGLPPDGLAIERINAGHINRTYQVGQSHVLQRINKHVFRDPEILSENLRGASAYLKHNAPGYLFLHAIKTPKGDQLVYDGDGFPWRLFPYIKNTVTINEVGNARQAYAAARAFGLLARHLSGCDVSGFSEAIPRFHDLSWRYRQFEESLQKGTPERKALAGGLIDRYVGHRHLVGKYNDLVQSHRLVLRPTHNDTKINNVLFDRDSQEVVCVIDLDTLMPGYFIYDLGDMVRSFVSPSAEDETDISKIEVRKEIHQAILDGYLSEMGTVLTDGEKEATPLAGPLMTYMIGLRFLTDFLNGDVYYHTSYPRQNLHRAMHQLYLLEKLGQ, from the coding sequence GTGGAACTAGAGGCCACTATTGATGCGGTGTTGAAGGCCTTTGGCCTGCCGCCTGACGGGCTGGCCATTGAAAGGATAAATGCTGGCCATATCAACCGCACCTACCAGGTGGGGCAAAGCCATGTTTTGCAGCGTATCAACAAGCACGTGTTTCGCGATCCTGAAATATTATCTGAAAATTTGCGCGGGGCTTCCGCGTACCTAAAACACAACGCCCCCGGCTACCTGTTCCTTCATGCGATAAAAACCCCCAAAGGCGACCAACTGGTGTATGATGGCGATGGTTTTCCCTGGAGGCTTTTTCCCTACATAAAAAACACGGTTACCATCAATGAGGTGGGCAACGCCCGGCAGGCCTATGCGGCCGCCCGCGCTTTTGGGCTTCTGGCACGCCATCTGTCCGGGTGCGATGTGTCAGGATTTTCCGAGGCCATCCCACGGTTTCACGATTTATCGTGGCGGTACCGGCAGTTTGAGGAATCTTTGCAAAAGGGCACGCCCGAAAGGAAGGCTTTGGCCGGTGGGTTGATCGACAGGTACGTGGGCCACCGCCATCTTGTGGGCAAATACAACGACCTGGTGCAGTCCCACCGTCTTGTGTTAAGGCCCACGCACAATGATACAAAAATCAACAACGTACTGTTCGATCGTGACAGCCAGGAGGTGGTGTGCGTCATTGACCTGGATACCCTTATGCCCGGGTACTTTATCTATGACCTGGGCGATATGGTGCGCAGTTTTGTGAGCCCTTCCGCAGAGGACGAAACCGATATTTCAAAAATTGAAGTGAGGAAGGAAATCCACCAGGCTATTTTGGACGGCTACCTGTCGGAGATGGGCACGGTGCTTACCGATGGGGAAAAGGAAGCCACCCCGCTGGCGGGCCCCTTGATGACGTACATGATTGGGCTGCGCTTCCTCACCGATTTCTTGAATGGGGACGTTTACTACCATACCTCGTACCCGCGCCAGAACCTCCACCGGGCCATGCACCAGCTATACCTGTTGGAAAAGCTGGGGCAATAG
- a CDS encoding nucleotidyltransferase, whose amino-acid sequence MSEGKKPSLLVMAAGMGSRYGGIKQIDGFGPNGETIMDYSLYDAIRAGFGKIVFVVREEILGPVKEMFLPKLEGKAEVHFVVQSLDKFVPDGLKPVERAKPWGTTHAMLCGKEAIQEPFAVINADDFYGRASFESLSHFLQNAATGNHAMVGYTLKNVLSDYGSVSRGVANQGKDGMLVSLSELTKIVKERGKVVSKEGDGNRELDENLKVSMNSWGFLPEVFDLSEKMFVEFVEKNIHNPQAEFYIALMVTELIKLGLGKVHIIPGGDTWFGVTYKEDKALVSDRIGQLIQEGVYPKNLWN is encoded by the coding sequence ATGAGCGAAGGAAAAAAACCAAGCCTTTTGGTAATGGCAGCAGGGATGGGAAGCCGCTACGGGGGGATAAAACAGATCGATGGGTTTGGCCCGAATGGCGAAACGATCATGGATTATTCGCTCTATGACGCCATACGGGCGGGTTTCGGCAAAATTGTGTTTGTGGTAAGGGAAGAAATACTTGGCCCTGTCAAGGAAATGTTCTTGCCCAAATTGGAGGGAAAGGCCGAAGTGCATTTCGTGGTGCAGTCGCTGGACAAATTTGTACCGGATGGGCTTAAGCCGGTGGAGAGGGCCAAGCCCTGGGGGACCACCCACGCCATGCTTTGTGGGAAAGAAGCCATACAGGAACCGTTTGCCGTTATCAACGCTGACGATTTCTACGGCAGGGCCTCCTTTGAGTCGTTGTCCCACTTTTTGCAAAACGCAGCCACCGGAAACCATGCCATGGTGGGCTATACCTTAAAAAATGTGCTTTCGGATTATGGAAGCGTGTCGCGGGGAGTGGCCAACCAGGGCAAAGATGGAATGCTCGTCTCCCTTTCCGAACTGACCAAGATCGTGAAAGAAAGGGGGAAGGTTGTTTCCAAAGAAGGGGACGGTAACCGGGAACTGGACGAAAACCTGAAAGTGTCCATGAACTCGTGGGGTTTCCTTCCGGAGGTATTTGACTTGTCGGAAAAAATGTTTGTGGAGTTTGTGGAAAAGAACATCCATAACCCCCAAGCGGAATTTTACATTGCCCTGATGGTGACCGAACTAATAAAGTTGGGATTGGGCAAGGTGCACATCATACCGGGGGGCGACACCTGGTTTGGGGTTACCTACAAGGAAGACAAGGCGTTGGTGTCCGACAGGATAGGGCAATTGATACAAGAGGGCGTATATCCAAAAAATTTGTGGAACTAG
- a CDS encoding Na+:solute symporter: MVLSTIDWTIVIAFLSLSLIIGLLNLKKAGQSANEFFLSSRSMPWWLLGISMVATTFSADTPNLVTDIVRKHGVSGNWVWWAFLLTGMLTVFTYAKLWRRSGVVTDLEFYELRYGGKSAAFLRGFRALYLGVFFNIVIMASVSLAAIKIGGVMMGLTPVQTLSIATIITVAYSSLGGLRSVLITDFFQFVIAMIGSVAATIYIINQPMVGGLNNLFAHTEVVSRLSFLPDFSDSSTLVPLLILPLAVQWWSVWYPGSEPGGGGYIAQRMLSAKDEKNALTASLVFNITHYALRPWPWILIALASLLVFPDLTSLQNAFPHIPADKINDDLAYPAMLTFLPAGLMGVLIASLVAAYMSTISTHLNWGSSYVVNDFYRRFVKPNAPEKELVLVGRLSTVVLAVFSALLALGLSNALQAFNILLQIGAGTGLIFILRWFWWRINTYTEISGMTVSFLVAIYFEVFHNRFFDPIEGHWKLLIGVGITTACWLLATLLTQPESNSVLARFYEKVRPSSIGWQPVVKANPALPEEKGQLPFEVFLMVTGSFTVYGALFCIGFWLYGNLVPALVAGLVALAGTVILIRSWGKLKFF; encoded by the coding sequence ATGGTTTTAAGCACGATCGACTGGACTATTGTAATTGCCTTTTTGTCATTGTCCCTGATTATTGGGTTGCTTAACCTGAAGAAGGCCGGCCAAAGCGCCAACGAATTTTTCCTTTCCAGCCGGAGCATGCCCTGGTGGCTGTTGGGAATTTCCATGGTGGCCACCACTTTTTCTGCCGACACGCCCAACCTGGTCACCGACATCGTGAGGAAGCATGGGGTTTCCGGCAACTGGGTGTGGTGGGCATTCCTGTTGACGGGCATGCTTACCGTATTTACCTATGCCAAACTGTGGAGGCGGTCGGGCGTTGTAACGGATTTGGAATTCTATGAACTGCGGTATGGCGGGAAATCCGCGGCTTTTTTAAGGGGCTTCCGTGCCCTGTACCTGGGCGTGTTTTTCAATATCGTGATCATGGCCTCCGTGTCGCTGGCGGCCATAAAGATAGGGGGCGTGATGATGGGCCTTACCCCTGTGCAAACGTTGTCCATAGCCACCATCATTACGGTGGCATACAGTTCATTGGGCGGCCTCCGCAGTGTGCTTATCACCGACTTTTTCCAGTTTGTCATCGCCATGATCGGGTCGGTGGCCGCCACCATATACATCATCAACCAGCCCATGGTCGGGGGGCTCAATAACTTGTTCGCCCATACGGAGGTCGTTTCGAGGCTATCCTTTTTGCCGGATTTTTCCGATTCCTCCACCCTGGTGCCGTTGCTTATCCTGCCGTTGGCCGTCCAATGGTGGAGCGTGTGGTACCCTGGCTCCGAACCGGGGGGTGGTGGGTACATTGCGCAAAGGATGCTGTCGGCAAAAGACGAGAAAAACGCATTGACGGCCTCGCTGGTTTTCAACATCACCCACTATGCGCTCCGCCCCTGGCCATGGATTTTAATTGCGCTGGCCTCTTTGTTGGTATTTCCCGACCTCACGTCTTTGCAAAATGCATTCCCGCACATCCCTGCGGACAAAATCAATGACGACCTGGCTTACCCTGCCATGCTCACCTTCCTCCCGGCCGGGCTGATGGGCGTGCTCATTGCGTCTTTGGTGGCCGCCTACATGTCCACCATTTCCACCCACCTCAACTGGGGGTCGTCTTATGTGGTAAACGATTTCTACCGAAGGTTCGTGAAGCCCAATGCCCCCGAGAAGGAATTGGTGCTGGTGGGCCGGCTCTCCACCGTTGTCCTTGCCGTTTTTTCCGCCCTGCTCGCCCTGGGGCTCAGCAATGCCCTGCAGGCCTTCAACATCCTGCTGCAGATTGGCGCGGGCACAGGACTGATATTTATTTTAAGGTGGTTTTGGTGGCGCATCAATACCTACACCGAAATATCGGGAATGACGGTGTCCTTCCTTGTCGCCATTTATTTTGAAGTATTCCACAACAGGTTTTTCGATCCCATCGAAGGCCATTGGAAATTACTGATCGGGGTTGGCATCACCACGGCCTGTTGGCTGTTGGCCACCCTTCTCACCCAGCCGGAAAGCAACAGCGTGCTGGCACGGTTTTACGAAAAGGTAAGGCCCTCGAGCATTGGGTGGCAGCCAGTGGTCAAGGCCAACCCTGCCCTGCCGGAAGAGAAGGGACAGCTTCCATTTGAGGTTTTCCTGATGGTCACCGGGTCCTTTACCGTTTACGGTGCCCTGTTCTGTATAGGGTTCTGGCTTTATGGCAACCTCGTCCCGGCCCTGGTGGCCGGGCTGGTGGCCCTGGCCGGGACGGTCATTCTGATACGCAGTTGGGGCAAGTTGAAATTTTTTTAG
- a CDS encoding nicotinamide mononucleotide transporter, translating to MDFFNIESVFFEIWGYPMSYLEFFGTVAGGVAVWLAARANIWSWPIGLINVTLFFFLFFQVQLYPDMFLQAFFFVTNLMGWWRWAHPNPEEEDRKKELRISFMPLRQLLVFSSIGAVGTVLMGAFASNLHEWFPIVFGRASAFPYLDSFVTVMSIVATYLMIQKKVECWVVWIVVDIVATGLYFAKGIKFVGIEYLAFCFLAAFGLWKWMKEYKSYTASG from the coding sequence ATGGATTTTTTCAACATCGAGTCGGTTTTTTTTGAGATATGGGGCTACCCCATGAGTTATCTCGAATTTTTTGGAACCGTGGCCGGGGGGGTGGCCGTGTGGCTGGCGGCACGTGCCAATATCTGGAGCTGGCCCATCGGCCTCATCAACGTCACCCTGTTCTTTTTCCTTTTCTTCCAGGTGCAGTTGTACCCCGATATGTTTTTGCAGGCGTTTTTCTTTGTCACCAACCTTATGGGCTGGTGGAGGTGGGCGCACCCCAATCCCGAAGAGGAAGACAGGAAGAAGGAACTGCGCATTAGCTTCATGCCCCTACGCCAACTGTTGGTTTTTTCCTCCATAGGGGCTGTGGGCACTGTATTGATGGGGGCGTTTGCCAGTAACCTCCATGAGTGGTTCCCCATCGTGTTTGGCCGGGCCAGTGCGTTTCCTTACCTCGACTCTTTTGTCACGGTGATGAGCATTGTGGCCACCTACCTGATGATACAGAAAAAAGTGGAGTGCTGGGTGGTATGGATCGTGGTGGACATCGTGGCCACCGGGCTGTACTTTGCCAAGGGGATTAAATTTGTGGGGATAGAGTACCTGGCGTTTTGTTTTTTGGCCGCTTTCGGATTGTGGAAATGGATGAAGGAGTATAAATCCTATACTGCATCAGGGTAA
- a CDS encoding aldehyde dehydrogenase, with protein sequence MERILNYIDGQLVQAVSGGWLDNYNPAEGKVYGQIADSDERDVNGAVEAAKKAFPHWSQRPVQERSALLIKIAEGIEREFELLAKAESEDNGKPHKLARAVDIPRAAANMRFYATAILHFESQAYHTDQLALNYTVRTPVGVVGCISPWNLPLYLFTWKVAPALAAGCTVVAKPSELTPMTAYLFSKICMEAGLPAGVLNIVHGLGPKAGQAITGHKDVHAVSFTGGTATGKRIAATAAPMFKKLSLELGGKNPNIIFADCDLEQAVSVSIHSSFSNQGEICLCGSRILVERPLYDRFVTEFVARAQKLVVGDPAEEGTRVGALVSEAHMEKVLSYIALAKEEGGEIVTGGERVAVPGRCKNGYFVAPTVVLGLGPQCRTNQEEIFGPVVTIMPFDSEEEAVGFANGTAYGLSATVWTENLKRAHRVAHQLKSGIVWVNCWLLRDLRTPFGGMKQSGVGREGGWEALRFFTEQKNICIKL encoded by the coding sequence ATGGAAAGGATATTGAATTATATTGATGGCCAACTTGTGCAGGCCGTATCTGGCGGGTGGCTGGACAACTACAACCCTGCCGAAGGGAAAGTGTATGGACAAATTGCCGATTCCGATGAACGGGATGTAAATGGCGCAGTGGAGGCGGCAAAAAAAGCTTTCCCCCACTGGTCACAGCGGCCGGTGCAGGAGCGGTCGGCCCTGCTCATAAAAATAGCAGAAGGGATTGAACGGGAATTTGAACTTCTGGCAAAGGCGGAAAGCGAAGATAACGGGAAGCCCCATAAATTGGCAAGGGCAGTGGACATACCCCGGGCAGCGGCCAATATGCGGTTTTATGCCACGGCCATACTGCATTTTGAATCGCAGGCCTACCACACCGACCAGTTGGCCCTCAACTATACTGTCCGCACCCCCGTGGGCGTAGTGGGCTGCATCTCGCCCTGGAACCTGCCCCTTTACCTTTTTACCTGGAAGGTTGCCCCGGCCCTGGCGGCAGGCTGCACAGTGGTGGCCAAGCCATCGGAGCTTACGCCCATGACCGCTTACCTGTTTTCCAAAATTTGCATGGAAGCCGGACTGCCCGCAGGGGTATTGAATATCGTTCACGGACTGGGCCCCAAAGCCGGCCAGGCCATCACCGGGCATAAGGACGTGCACGCGGTCTCCTTTACCGGGGGCACGGCCACGGGAAAAAGAATTGCCGCCACGGCCGCGCCCATGTTCAAAAAACTTTCCCTGGAGCTGGGGGGCAAAAACCCTAACATCATTTTTGCGGACTGCGACCTGGAACAGGCCGTCAGTGTTTCCATCCATTCTTCCTTTTCCAACCAGGGCGAGATATGCTTGTGCGGGTCAAGGATACTGGTGGAACGGCCCTTGTACGACCGCTTTGTCACGGAGTTTGTTGCCCGTGCCCAAAAGCTGGTGGTAGGGGACCCTGCGGAAGAGGGGACACGCGTGGGGGCACTGGTGTCCGAAGCGCACATGGAAAAGGTGCTCTCCTATATCGCCCTGGCAAAAGAAGAAGGAGGGGAAATTGTGACGGGCGGGGAAAGGGTGGCTGTGCCGGGCCGGTGCAAAAACGGGTACTTTGTGGCGCCAACGGTGGTCCTGGGCCTGGGCCCGCAGTGCCGGACCAACCAGGAGGAAATATTCGGCCCGGTCGTCACCATCATGCCATTTGACAGCGAGGAGGAGGCGGTAGGGTTTGCCAATGGCACGGCTTATGGGTTGTCTGCCACCGTGTGGACGGAAAACCTGAAAAGGGCCCACCGGGTGGCGCACCAATTGAAAAGCGGTATCGTGTGGGTGAACTGCTGGCTCCTTCGCGACTTGCGCACACCGTTTGGCGGCATGAAGCAATCTGGCGTGGGCAGGGAAGGCGGATGGGAGGCCCTGCGTTTCTTTACCGAACAAAAAAACATCTGCATAAAGCTGTAG
- a CDS encoding SDR family oxidoreductase, producing MDLNLSGKRAVVCGSTQGIGKAAAGELAKLGAHITLVARDERKLRDVVGELPQSGNQKHEFLVADFNMPEDVKLTADIYAQSKPVHILVNNSGGPPAGPAINARTFEFVNAFQAHLICNHYLVQAFVPSMKKAKYGRIVNIISTSVKAPIKGLGVSNTIRGAVANWAKTLSFELAGFGITVNNVLPGATMTARLESIIKGKAKAVGKTAEEVMKEMMEEIPAGRIGEPHEVGAAIAFLATPAAAYINGANVPVDGGRTGNL from the coding sequence ATGGATTTGAATTTAAGTGGGAAGCGGGCAGTGGTGTGCGGGTCGACACAGGGAATTGGCAAGGCCGCTGCAGGGGAATTGGCCAAATTGGGGGCCCACATCACATTGGTGGCCCGTGACGAGCGGAAGTTGAGGGATGTGGTGGGGGAGTTGCCACAATCGGGCAACCAAAAACATGAATTCCTGGTGGCGGACTTCAATATGCCGGAAGATGTAAAATTGACCGCGGACATCTATGCCCAAAGCAAACCGGTGCATATTTTGGTCAACAATTCGGGGGGGCCGCCTGCAGGGCCCGCCATCAATGCCAGGACCTTTGAGTTTGTCAATGCTTTTCAGGCACACTTGATCTGCAACCATTACCTTGTGCAGGCTTTTGTGCCTTCCATGAAGAAGGCCAAGTATGGCCGTATTGTCAATATTATCTCCACCTCCGTAAAGGCGCCAATAAAAGGTTTGGGCGTATCCAATACCATCCGGGGCGCAGTGGCCAATTGGGCAAAGACGTTGTCGTTTGAACTGGCGGGTTTTGGCATCACCGTGAACAATGTTTTGCCGGGCGCAACAATGACGGCAAGGCTGGAGTCGATCATCAAAGGGAAGGCTAAAGCCGTGGGCAAGACGGCCGAGGAGGTGATGAAGGAAATGATGGAAGAGATACCGGCAGGAAGGATTGGCGAGCCCCACGAAGTTGGCGCGGCCATTGCCTTCCTGGCCACACCGGCCGCGGCCTACATCAATGGGGCCAACGTGCCCGTGGACGGGGGAAGGACCGGCAATTTGTAG
- a CDS encoding 3-hydroxyanthranilate 3,4-dioxygenase, with amino-acid sequence MAIQRPFNLKKWISDNRDLLKPPVGNKNLYADAGDYIVMVVGGPNARKDYHYNETEELFYQLEGDITVTIQEDGKAVEVPIKEGEMFLLPARVPHQPARPAHSVGLVIECKRTGNEKDGLMWFCEKCNAPLKEFKFHLTNIEKDFLPRFKEFYGSEESRTCAKCGTVMEADPRFT; translated from the coding sequence ATGGCCATTCAAAGACCTTTTAACCTGAAGAAATGGATCAGCGACAACCGTGATTTGTTAAAACCCCCGGTAGGCAACAAAAACCTTTATGCGGATGCCGGTGATTACATCGTAATGGTGGTGGGCGGCCCCAACGCCAGGAAAGACTATCATTACAATGAAACCGAAGAACTGTTTTATCAACTGGAGGGCGACATCACGGTGACCATTCAGGAGGACGGCAAGGCCGTGGAGGTGCCCATCAAGGAGGGTGAAATGTTTTTGCTCCCCGCCAGGGTGCCCCATCAACCGGCCAGGCCGGCCCATTCCGTAGGGCTGGTGATTGAGTGCAAGAGAACAGGGAACGAAAAAGACGGCCTGATGTGGTTTTGCGAAAAATGCAATGCCCCCTTGAAAGAATTCAAGTTCCATTTGACCAATATCGAAAAAGATTTTCTGCCGCGGTTCAAGGAATTCTACGGGTCAGAGGAATCCCGCACCTGCGCCAAGTGCGGTACGGTGATGGAAGCAGACCCAAGGTTTACCTGA